The Ptiloglossa arizonensis isolate GNS036 chromosome 4, iyPtiAriz1_principal, whole genome shotgun sequence genome contains the following window.
AGATACAATTTTATATAGAACAACCATTCACCGAGGTAAGTACCATATCTATCGCGAGCCGAATCTCGTGATGCGTCCGAATTGTTTTCGCGTTTGTCGACGCGACGGGTCTGTCGTTTTAACATTTAAATCAGAATCGTCTGGCATCATCGGCAAACATGTGCACGCGTTCGTGTATATCGGTACACGAGGGGCCAATGTCCGGGCAGCGTGCTCGAGGCACCCGTGACCGTTCGACGACAAAGAATACCGGTTTCCCGGCGTACTGACCACTATATCAAGGAAGACCATCGGGGTACGATGCCTCTCACCCGGATTCGCTCAGTCCGAGTCCTGTCGACGATCCTCGCGCATTTTTCCAACCTCTCGCTGCGGAAGATGTTCGGGTCCGCCATCATGTTACCGCGTTACGTCCACCTCGTCTTGGTTTATCACGCGGTAACCGGGCTGTCTTTACCGACGAGCTACGATCAACGGCAGACCGGCGATCTGAACGTCCAGGTCCATCTGAAGGACGTGCAAGTCCTGGCGTTGCTGGATACGGAGTTACTCGACGATTACACGGTAACGCGATAACTATCGTCCACCGTTTTGAGCGCGGCGCTAAAGTAAATTGATAAGAGGAGATAACACGATAACGTGAACTATCGTTCTCGTTAGAATTTCATCTTTTCACGTCGGTACTACTCCGACACTGTTTACAACGTGTCGTACTAGCCGGGTTCTTACGTAACTATTGTTAACGCGATTATTAATCATCCGACAGAACGTTTCGATTCTACGTACGTGGACCTCGATCGGCTAGAATTCTTTTAATATCGTCCACGAACAAATAAGGTACAATTTTCGAGGTAAATACGAGACAACGTATACAGATTATTACATTCACGCGACGTATCGCGATCGTGGGTTACAGGAGTACGATTACTTCTACGATTACGCCGATTTCACGGTGAAACCGATCGTCAAACCCACTACCAGCTCCGCATCGACCGAGTCCACCACTCCGGTGTCCTCTTCGGAAACCGAGGAGGAGGCTAATGCCGCAGAGACATCCGACTCCGTACAAAACTCGACTCTCGTTGCCGAAGTCGACGCATCTCTGAACGCGAACACCACCGTAGACGACGTCAACGTTTCCTCATCGGTGGTTCCTGAGAAACCAAACGAGACCCCGTCGATCGAGAAACCGGACGATTCGATCGACAAGAACGCCACGCTGAAGGCAAGAATCAACGACAAAACCGGGAACAACTTCCAGGTGGACGAAGATCCTGCGGAACAGAGCATCAGTGTATCGTCCATTAACAACACGACACGGAAATTGACCAAACGACGTTGCAGATCTGGATACTCACCGGATGGAAAGGGTCGTTGTCGTCGATTGAGTCAACGACAATTGTCATTCATACCGTGAGTATTAAACCAGACGAGGAAATC
Protein-coding sequences here:
- the LOC143146203 gene encoding uncharacterized protein LOC143146203 isoform X1, giving the protein MPLTRIRSVRVLSTILAHFSNLSLRKMFGSAIMLPRYVHLVLVYHAVTGLSLPTSYDQRQTGDLNVQVHLKDVQVLALLDTELLDDYTEYDYFYDYADFTVKPIVKPTTSSASTESTTPVSSSETEEEANAAETSDSVQNSTLVAEVDASLNANTTVDDVNVSSSVVPEKPNETPSIEKPDDSIDKNATLKARINDKTGNNFQVDEDPAEQSISVSSINNTTRKLTKRRCRSGYSPDGKGRCRRLSQRQLSFIPLAMRLAPKLLDDLARNAKNLAQEEVHRLRSN
- the LOC143146203 gene encoding uncharacterized protein LOC143146203 isoform X2; amino-acid sequence: MPLTRIRSVRVLSTILAHFSNLSLRKMFGSAIMLPRYVHLVLVYHAVTGLSLPTSYDQRQTGDLNVQVHLKDVQVLALLDTELLDDYTEYDYFYDYADFTVKPIVKPTTSSASTESTTPVSSSETEEEANAAETSDSVQNSTLVAEVDASLNANTTVDDVNVSSSVVPEKPNETPSIEKPDDSIDKNATLKARINDKTGNNFQVDEDPAEQSISVSSINNTTRKLTKRRCRSGYSPDGKGRCRRLSQRQLSFIPRNKADLQGKVSRYRSL